A stretch of Helicobacter pylori oki112 DNA encodes these proteins:
- a CDS encoding ComEC/Rec2 family competence protein, whose product MKDKTFQGAFELLSTPKEYLVCGVFLSLLLAINLYLEYLNYQKLDFSKPTSLNAQILLQYPKTKDQKTYFVLKLQSKGMIFYSTIKEPLKNLQYRHAQFFGKFKFCSFLESLKSCFFQTYSFSLTRKQDFKSHLRHFIDSAHSNALVGNLYRALFIGDSLNKDLRDRANALGINHLLAISGFHLGILSASVYFLFSLFYTPLQKRYFPYRNAFYDIGVLVWVFLLGYLLLLDFLPSFFRAFLMGLLGFLACFFGVRLLSFKLLILACCIAIALLPKLLFSVGFLLSVCGVWYIFLFLKHTENFFKTSSFLMRSFQVISLSALIFLNMLIIAHAFFPMFSPYQLFSIPLGLIFIVFFPLSLFLHAVGLGSLLDHLLNMPLTIPTISISSPLWLLGVHLFLTILSARFFKVYLSMNVLSAGFFLYCCYQYIIMPSLIVG is encoded by the coding sequence TTGAAAGACAAAACTTTTCAGGGGGCGTTTGAACTTCTTTCAACCCCCAAAGAATACCTGGTGTGTGGGGTGTTTTTAAGCCTTTTGTTGGCAATTAATCTTTATTTAGAATACTTGAATTACCAAAAGCTTGATTTTTCAAAACCGACAAGCCTGAACGCTCAAATCTTGTTGCAATACCCTAAAACTAAAGATCAAAAAACCTATTTTGTTTTAAAGCTCCAATCAAAGGGCATGATCTTTTATTCCACCATTAAAGAGCCTTTAAAAAACCTCCAATACCGCCATGCGCAATTTTTTGGCAAGTTCAAATTTTGTTCGTTCTTAGAGTCTCTAAAATCATGCTTTTTTCAAACCTATTCTTTTTCTTTAACACGAAAACAAGATTTCAAATCGCATTTGCGCCATTTCATTGACAGCGCTCATTCCAACGCTTTAGTGGGTAATTTGTATCGAGCGCTTTTTATAGGGGATAGCTTGAATAAGGATTTAAGAGACAGGGCTAATGCACTAGGGATCAACCACTTACTAGCCATTAGCGGATTCCATTTAGGGATTTTGAGTGCGAGCGTATATTTTCTTTTCTCTCTTTTTTATACCCCCTTACAAAAACGCTATTTCCCTTATAGGAACGCTTTTTATGATATAGGGGTTTTGGTGTGGGTTTTTTTGCTAGGGTATTTATTGCTACTAGATTTTTTACCCTCTTTTTTCAGGGCGTTTTTAATGGGCTTGTTAGGGTTTTTGGCATGCTTTTTTGGGGTAAGGCTTTTGAGTTTTAAACTTTTGATTTTAGCGTGCTGTATCGCTATAGCGTTACTCCCTAAATTGCTTTTTAGCGTGGGGTTTTTGCTTTCTGTTTGTGGGGTGTGGTATATCTTTTTATTTTTAAAACACACGGAAAATTTTTTTAAAACCTCTTCTTTTTTGATGCGATCGTTTCAGGTCATAAGCTTAAGCGCGCTAATTTTTTTGAACATGCTCATCATTGCGCATGCCTTTTTCCCTATGTTTTCGCCCTACCAGCTCTTTAGCATTCCTTTAGGCTTGATTTTTATCGTGTTTTTCCCTTTGAGTTTGTTCTTGCATGCTGTGGGTTTGGGGTCTTTGTTGGATCACCTTTTAAACATGCCTTTAACAATCCCTACGATTTCAATCTCTTCGCCTTTATGGCTTTTAGGGGTGCATTTATTTTTAACGATTTTAAGCGCGCGTTTTTTTAAAGTTTATTTAAGCATGAATGTTTTAAGCGCGGGCTTTTTCTTGTATTGTTGCTATCAATATATTATAATGCCTAGCTTAATTGTAGGTTAG
- a CDS encoding bifunctional ADP-dependent NAD(P)H-hydrate dehydratase/NAD(P)H-hydrate epimerase — translation MLSVYEKVNALDKRAIEELFLSEDILMENAAMALERAVLQNASLGAKVIILCGSGDNGGDGYALARRLVGRFKTLVFEMKPAKSPMCQLQQERAKKVGVVIKAYEENALNQNLECDVLIDCVVGSAFKGELEPFLDFESLSQKARFKIACDIPSGIDSKGRVDKKAFKADLTISMGAIKSCLLSDRAKDHIGELKVGHLGVFNQTYEIPTDTFLLEKSDLKLPLRDKKNAHKGNYGQAHILLGKHSGAGLLSALSALSFGSGVVSVQALECEITSSNKPLELVFCENFPSPLSAFALGMGLEGFPKDFNKWLELAPCVLDAGVFYHKEVLQALEKEVVLTPHPKEFLSLLKLVGINISMLELLDNKLEIARDFSQKYPKVVLLLKGANTLIAHQGQVFINILGSVALAKAGSGDVLAGLILSLLSQNYTPLDAAINASLAHALASLEFKNNYALTPLDLIEKIKRL, via the coding sequence ATGCTTTCAGTGTATGAAAAAGTGAATGCCCTAGACAAAAGGGCGATTGAAGAATTGTTTTTAAGCGAAGACATTTTAATGGAAAACGCTGCTATGGCTTTAGAAAGAGCGGTTTTACAAAACGCTTCTTTAGGCGCTAAAGTCATTATCCTTTGTGGGAGCGGGGATAATGGGGGCGATGGCTATGCTCTAGCTAGGCGTTTAGTGGGGCGTTTTAAAACGCTAGTCTTTGAAATGAAACCAGCTAAAAGCCCCATGTGCCAATTGCAACAAGAAAGGGCTAAAAAAGTAGGGGTAGTCATCAAAGCATACGAAGAAAACGCCCTTAATCAAAATTTAGAATGCGATGTTTTAATAGATTGCGTGGTAGGGAGCGCTTTTAAGGGCGAATTAGAGCCGTTTTTAGACTTTGAAAGCCTTTCTCAAAAAGCACGCTTTAAAATCGCTTGCGACATTCCTAGCGGGATAGATTCTAAAGGCAGGGTGGATAAGAAAGCGTTTAAAGCGGATTTGACTATCAGCATGGGTGCTATTAAGTCATGCTTATTAAGCGATAGGGCTAAAGACCATATAGGGGAATTGAAAGTGGGGCATTTAGGGGTTTTTAATCAAACTTATGAGATCCCAACAGACACTTTTTTACTGGAAAAAAGCGATTTGAAACTGCCCTTAAGGGATAAAAAAAACGCTCATAAAGGCAATTACGGGCAAGCACACATTCTTTTAGGCAAGCATAGTGGGGCTGGATTATTGAGCGCTTTAAGCGCGTTAAGTTTTGGATCTGGAGTGGTGAGCGTTCAAGCGTTAGAATGCGAGATAACTTCCAGTAACAAGCCTTTAGAATTGGTTTTTTGTGAAAATTTCCCTAGCCCATTGAGCGCGTTCGCTCTTGGCATGGGGTTAGAGGGTTTCCCAAAGGATTTTAACAAGTGGCTTGAATTGGCCCCATGCGTTTTAGATGCGGGCGTTTTTTATCATAAAGAGGTCTTGCAAGCCTTAGAAAAAGAAGTCGTTTTAACCCCTCACCCTAAAGAGTTTTTATCGTTATTAAAATTAGTAGGGATCAATATAAGCATGCTAGAATTATTAGACAATAAACTAGAAATCGCAAGGGATTTTTCTCAAAAATACCCCAAAGTGGTTTTGCTTTTAAAAGGGGCTAATACCCTAATCGCTCATCAAGGGCAAGTTTTTATCAACATTTTAGGGAGCGTGGCTTTAGCCAAAGCAGGCAGTGGCGATGTGTTAGCGGGGCTTATTTTAAGCTTGCTTTCTCAAAATTACACGCCTTTAGACGCCGCAATTAATGCAAGTTTAGCGCACGCGCTAGCGAGTTTAGAATTTAAGAATAATTACGCTTTAACGCCCTTAGATTTGATAGAAAAGATCAAACGATTATAA
- a CDS encoding DUF6115 domain-containing protein yields the protein MLSSNDLFMVVLGAILLVLVCLVGYLYLKEKEFYHKMRRLEKTLDESYQENYIHSKRLKELEGRLEGISLEKSAKEDSSLRTTLSHLYNQLQEIQKSMDKEHDYLEEKIIILENKFKDMGHYAASDEINEKQVLKMYQEGYSVDSISKEFKVSKGEVEFILNMAGLKW from the coding sequence ATGTTATCTTCTAATGATTTGTTTATGGTCGTTTTGGGGGCGATTTTATTGGTGTTGGTGTGCTTGGTGGGGTATTTGTATCTTAAAGAAAAAGAGTTTTACCATAAAATGAGGCGTTTAGAAAAAACCTTAGATGAATCCTATCAAGAAAATTATATCCATTCTAAGCGTTTGAAAGAATTAGAGGGGCGTTTGGAAGGCATTTCTTTAGAAAAAAGCGCTAAAGAGGATAGCTCATTGAGAACGACCCTTTCACACCTTTATAACCAGTTGCAAGAAATCCAAAAATCCATGGATAAAGAGCACGATTATTTAGAAGAAAAAATCATTATTTTAGAAAACAAATTCAAAGACATGGGACATTATGCCGCTAGCGATGAAATCAACGAAAAACAGGTTTTGAAAATGTATCAAGAAGGCTATAGCGTGGATTCTATTTCTAAAGAATTTAAAGTGAGTAAGGGCGAGGTGGAATTTATATTGAACATGGCAGGGTTAAAATGGTAG
- the mqnP gene encoding menaquinone biosynthesis prenyltransferase MqnP codes for MVALEHTIFSSMFLLMAMVISSYQKNQTLFFGLETLILCFLALLGARNFAMGFNRLVDRDIDKDNPRTKNRPSVDGRISAKGMVIFSASNALLFVGVSYFINPLAFKLSLPFLIILGGYSYFKRFSSLAHFIVGLALGLAPIAGSVAVLGDIPLWNVFLALGVMLWVAGFDLLYSLQDMEFDKERGLFSVPSQLGEKWCLNLSRLSHLVALICWLCFVKYYHGGLFAYLGLGVSALILLYEQILVARDYKNIPKAFFVSNGYLGVVFFIFIVLDVGFKHA; via the coding sequence TTGGTCGCTTTGGAGCATACGATATTTTCTAGCATGTTTTTACTCATGGCTATGGTCATAAGCTCCTATCAAAAAAATCAAACGCTCTTTTTTGGGTTAGAAACCTTAATCCTTTGTTTTTTAGCCTTATTAGGGGCAAGAAACTTCGCTATGGGGTTTAACCGCTTGGTGGATAGAGATATTGATAAGGATAACCCAAGGACGAAAAACCGCCCGAGCGTGGATGGCAGGATCAGTGCTAAAGGCATGGTCATTTTTAGCGCTTCAAACGCTCTTTTATTCGTGGGGGTGAGCTATTTCATTAACCCTTTAGCTTTCAAGCTTTCGTTACCTTTTTTAATCATTTTAGGAGGGTATTCGTATTTCAAGCGCTTTTCTTCTTTGGCGCATTTTATCGTGGGTTTGGCTTTGGGTTTGGCCCCCATTGCGGGAAGCGTGGCGGTTTTAGGGGATATTCCTTTATGGAATGTCTTTTTAGCTTTAGGGGTGATGCTATGGGTGGCTGGGTTTGATTTGCTCTATTCTTTACAGGATATGGAATTTGATAAAGAAAGGGGATTGTTTTCTGTTCCTAGCCAATTAGGGGAAAAGTGGTGCTTGAACCTTTCAAGGCTCTCACACCTTGTAGCGCTAATATGCTGGCTTTGTTTTGTGAAATATTATCATGGGGGGCTTTTTGCGTATTTAGGATTAGGGGTTTCAGCCTTGATTTTACTCTATGAGCAGATCTTAGTGGCTAGAGATTATAAAAACATTCCTAAAGCCTTTTTTGTGAGTAATGGCTATTTGGGGGTGGTGTTTTTTATTTTTATTGTCCTTGATGTGGGGTTTAAGCATGCATGA
- the crdR gene encoding copper response regulator transcription factor CrdR yields MQKKIFLLEDDYLLSESVKEFLEHLGYEVFCAFNGKEAYERLSVERFNLLLLDVQVPEMNSLELFKRIKNDFLISTPVIFITALQDNATLKNAFNLGASDYLKKPFDLDELEARIKRFFNDEPIEIMPNIFYHQNCLSIRGKKEILSPKTAQLLEYFLEHKGQIISSQALENNLWEQAIDDSTLRTYIKVLRKLLGKNCIETHKGVGYRFNPL; encoded by the coding sequence ATGCAAAAAAAGATTTTTTTACTAGAAGACGATTACCTTTTAAGCGAGAGCGTTAAGGAGTTTTTGGAGCATTTGGGCTATGAAGTGTTTTGCGCTTTTAACGGGAAAGAAGCTTATGAAAGGCTCTCTGTTGAGCGCTTCAACCTCTTGCTTTTAGACGTGCAAGTGCCTGAAATGAATAGCTTGGAATTGTTCAAGCGCATCAAAAACGATTTTTTAATCTCTACGCCTGTGATTTTTATCACCGCCTTACAGGATAACGCTACCTTAAAAAACGCTTTTAATTTAGGAGCGAGCGATTATTTGAAAAAGCCTTTTGATTTGGACGAATTAGAAGCACGCATTAAAAGGTTTTTCAATGATGAACCCATAGAAATCATGCCTAACATTTTTTACCACCAAAATTGCTTGAGTATCAGGGGCAAAAAAGAGATCTTGTCGCCCAAAACCGCCCAACTTTTAGAATATTTTTTAGAGCATAAAGGGCAAATCATTAGCTCTCAAGCGTTAGAAAATAATTTATGGGAGCAAGCTATTGATGATTCCACCTTGCGCACTTATATTAAAGTGTTGCGCAAGCTTTTAGGTAAAAATTGCATAGAAACGCATAAGGGGGTGGGCTATCGCTTTAACCCACTATGA
- a CDS encoding replicative DNA helicase: MDHLTHLQQLQNIERIVLSGIVFANHKIEEVHSVLEPSDFYYPPNGLFFEIALKLHEENCPIDENFIRQKMPKDKQIKEEDLVAIFAASPIDNIEAYVEEIKNASIKRKLFGLANTIREQALENAQKSSDILGAVEREVYALLNGSTIEGFRSIKEVLESAMDLITENQRKGSLEVTGIPTGFVQLDNYTSGFNKGSLVIIGARPSMGKTSLMMNMVLSALNDDRGVAVFSLEMSAEQLALRALSDLTSINMHDLESGRLDDDQWENLAKCYDHLSCKKLFFYDKSYVRIEQIRLQLRKLKSQHKELGIAFIDYLQLMSGSKATKERHEQIAEISRELKTLARELEIPIIALVQLNRSLENRDDKRPILSDIKDSGGIEQDADIVLFLYRGYIYQMRAEDNKIDKLKKEGKIEEAQELCLKVDEERRIHKQNGSIEEAEIIVAKNRNGATGTVYTRFNAPFTRYEDMPIDSHLEEGQETKVDYDIVTT, from the coding sequence ATGGATCATTTAACGCATTTGCAGCAATTGCAAAACATTGAAAGGATTGTGCTTTCAGGCATTGTGTTTGCCAATCATAAGATTGAAGAGGTTCATAGCGTTTTAGAGCCTAGCGATTTTTACTACCCGCCTAACGGCTTGTTTTTTGAAATCGCTTTAAAACTGCATGAAGAAAATTGCCCCATTGATGAGAATTTTATCCGTCAAAAAATGCCTAAAGACAAGCAAATCAAAGAAGAAGATCTGGTCGCTATTTTTGCAGCAAGCCCTATAGATAATATTGAAGCCTATGTTGAAGAGATTAAAAACGCTTCCATTAAACGAAAACTTTTTGGCTTGGCTAACACCATTAGAGAGCAAGCCTTAGAAAACGCGCAAAAATCCAGCGATATTTTAGGCGCTGTGGAGCGAGAAGTCTATGCGTTATTGAATGGCAGCACGATAGAGGGCTTTAGGAGCATTAAAGAAGTGCTTGAAAGCGCAATGGATCTTATTACAGAAAACCAAAGAAAGGGGAGTTTGGAAGTTACTGGCATACCGACTGGCTTTGTCCAGTTGGATAATTATACGAGCGGTTTTAATAAGGGGAGTTTAGTCATTATAGGGGCAAGGCCGTCTATGGGTAAAACCAGTTTGATGATGAACATGGTCTTAAGCGCGCTCAATGACGATAGGGGGGTAGCGGTTTTTAGTTTGGAAATGTCTGCAGAGCAACTCGCTTTAAGGGCGTTATCGGATCTCACTTCTATTAACATGCATGATTTAGAAAGCGGGAGGCTTGATGATGATCAATGGGAAAATTTAGCCAAATGCTACGATCACCTTTCTTGCAAAAAACTCTTTTTCTACGATAAAAGCTATGTGAGGATAGAGCAAATCCGCTTGCAACTGCGAAAGCTTAAATCCCAACACAAGGAATTGGGTATCGCTTTTATTGACTATTTGCAGCTCATGTCAGGGAGCAAAGCCACTAAAGAGCGCCATGAGCAAATCGCTGAAATTTCAAGGGAGCTTAAAACTTTAGCCAGAGAGTTAGAAATCCCTATCATAGCGTTAGTCCAACTCAACCGCAGCCTAGAAAATCGAGACGATAAACGGCCCATTCTTTCGGATATTAAAGACAGCGGGGGGATTGAACAAGACGCTGATATTGTTTTATTTTTATATAGAGGCTATATCTATCAAATGAGGGCTGAAGACAACAAAATAGACAAACTCAAAAAAGAAGGCAAAATTGAAGAGGCGCAAGAGTTGTGCCTAAAAGTTGATGAAGAAAGGCGTATCCACAAGCAAAATGGCAGTATTGAAGAGGCTGAAATCATCGTGGCTAAAAACAGGAATGGGGCTACAGGAACGGTTTATACGCGCTTTAACGCTCCTTTCACGCGCTATGAAGACATGCCCATAGATTCCCATTTAGAAGAGGGACAAGAAACTAAAGTGGATTATGATATAGTTACAACTTGA
- a CDS encoding phosphatidylserine decarboxylase: protein MVALSNALSRVFGSVAGYKFPSFIQKGINALYVKIFKIDLSEFEPLENYKSLNALFTRSLKKERPFDKAPNICIAPCDALITECAFLDNDSALQIKGMPYKVHELVGEINPLSPSFFYVNFYLSPKDYHHYHAPCDLEILEARCFAGKLLPVNKPSLHKNKNLFIGNERVVLVAKDIQGNRLYFVAVGALNVGKMRFNFDKNIQTNAKAHLTQTYSYNPPIKVKKGDNLGNFEMGSTIVLFIQNTAFKDLKEKSVKFGESIGEFHAN, encoded by the coding sequence ATGGTAGCTTTAAGCAACGCTCTTTCAAGGGTTTTTGGATCTGTGGCTGGTTATAAATTCCCTTCTTTTATCCAAAAAGGCATCAACGCCCTTTATGTTAAGATCTTTAAAATTGATTTGAGCGAGTTTGAGCCTTTAGAAAATTATAAGAGTTTGAACGCTCTTTTCACGCGCTCTTTAAAAAAAGAACGCCCCTTTGACAAAGCCCCTAATATTTGCATTGCGCCTTGCGATGCTTTGATCACTGAATGCGCTTTTTTAGACAACGATAGTGCTTTACAAATTAAAGGCATGCCCTATAAAGTGCATGAATTAGTGGGCGAAATTAACCCCTTAAGCCCTTCTTTTTTCTATGTGAATTTTTACCTTTCGCCCAAAGATTACCACCACTACCACGCCCCTTGCGATTTAGAAATTTTAGAGGCTCGTTGCTTTGCGGGGAAATTACTGCCGGTCAATAAGCCCTCATTACACAAAAACAAAAATCTGTTTATAGGCAATGAAAGAGTCGTGCTTGTTGCAAAAGACATTCAAGGCAACAGGTTGTATTTTGTGGCGGTGGGAGCACTAAATGTGGGTAAAATGCGTTTTAATTTTGATAAGAATATCCAAACTAACGCTAAAGCCCATTTGACGCAAACCTACTCTTACAACCCTCCGATTAAGGTTAAAAAAGGGGATAATTTAGGGAATTTTGAAATGGGCTCTACGATCGTTTTATTCATTCAAAACACCGCTTTTAAAGATTTGAAAGAAAAAAGCGTGAAGTTTGGGGAAAGTATAGGGGAATTTCATGCCAACTGA
- the crdS gene encoding copper-sensing histidine kinase CrdS, whose amino-acid sequence MRGWAIALTHYEKKSLKLFLGTYLGSSFVLMLVISVLAFNYEKNEKIKMIRMDMDKMASKIANEVIALHMQTHGDYQNALNALISRYKDASIALFDSKKRVLYSNIPESADLIKTHKEAGFFSFKGEYYLFSDETFAHLGVAKMLFKNSKPLHFFSLYRNIVLVFVVAFLCVIGVSVFLGRLFLKPIRNEITRIDHFLKNTTHELNTPMSALVLSLKTLEDNQQHRRIKIAIQRMSFLYRSLSYLVMQDIERESLMLLDLKALITKENTLFSEMIDYHKLEFKSDLVGVEFKAKEQDFISLYSNLLMNAIKYSVMHGYIHIELTHAFLKVKNLGYEIPKDKIAELSVRYARFNSSVLGYGIGLDLVKKVCEKYKMRLEIHSEPSSKGSFYENSFCVQFQG is encoded by the coding sequence ATAAGGGGGTGGGCTATCGCTTTAACCCACTATGAAAAAAAATCCCTCAAACTCTTTTTAGGGACTTATTTAGGCTCTTCGTTTGTGTTGATGCTAGTGATTAGCGTTTTAGCGTTTAACTATGAAAAAAACGAAAAAATCAAAATGATACGCATGGACATGGACAAAATGGCTTCCAAGATCGCTAACGAAGTAATTGCTTTGCACATGCAAACGCATGGGGATTATCAAAACGCTTTAAACGCTCTGATTTCACGCTATAAAGACGCTTCCATAGCCCTTTTTGATAGTAAAAAGCGTGTTTTGTATTCTAATATCCCTGAAAGCGCGGATTTGATTAAAACTCATAAAGAAGCGGGCTTTTTTAGTTTCAAGGGAGAGTATTACCTGTTTAGCGATGAAACTTTCGCTCACTTAGGCGTGGCTAAAATGCTTTTTAAAAATTCTAAACCCCTTCATTTTTTTTCTTTGTATCGTAACATTGTTTTAGTGTTTGTCGTAGCGTTTTTATGCGTGATAGGGGTTTCTGTGTTTTTAGGGCGTTTGTTTTTAAAGCCCATTAGGAATGAAATCACCCGTATTGATCATTTTTTAAAAAACACCACGCATGAATTAAACACCCCCATGAGCGCCTTAGTCTTGTCTTTAAAAACCTTAGAAGACAACCAACAACACCGCCGCATTAAAATCGCTATCCAGCGCATGAGTTTTTTATACCGCTCGCTCTCGTATTTAGTGATGCAAGATATTGAGCGCGAATCCCTTATGCTTTTAGACTTAAAAGCCCTAATTACCAAAGAAAACACGCTTTTTAGCGAGATGATAGACTACCACAAGCTGGAATTTAAAAGCGATTTAGTGGGAGTGGAATTTAAGGCTAAAGAGCAGGATTTCATTTCGCTTTATAGCAATTTGCTCATGAACGCGATCAAATACAGCGTCATGCATGGGTATATCCACATAGAGCTAACGCATGCGTTTTTGAAAGTGAAAAATTTAGGGTATGAAATCCCTAAAGACAAGATCGCAGAATTAAGCGTTCGTTATGCGCGTTTCAATTCTAGCGTGTTGGGTTATGGTATAGGGTTAGATTTAGTGAAAAAAGTGTGTGAAAAGTATAAAATGCGTCTAGAAATTCATAGCGAACCCTCTTCAAAAGGATCGTTTTATGAAAATTCGTTTTGCGTCCAATTTCAAGGATGA